One window from the genome of Vibrio sp. VB16 encodes:
- a CDS encoding 2-dehydro-3-deoxygalactonokinase translates to METNWIAVDWGTTNFRAFLMSVNGECIDTIEQPRGLLSVEQGQYPSIFDGLIERWTQSFGSLPVIMAGMVGSQQGWLEVPYVCAPASVNDLLENIHEVELLSGNKGKIVSGVSYENGFGSFEVMRGEEVQLIGLSEIVQQDFTAILYGTHSKHAYWQNGKLDRYSTIMTGELYSILTDHSILSKSLPEQKFNEESFIRGIDIGKNHPLNHVLFSARTLRLFKKIEECHVHCYISGMLIGHEFSCVDASEKLYLIGSKKLSDIYTISLNHLNIKFEVINGDDCFLKGMNKIYNNGNNNE, encoded by the coding sequence ATGGAAACTAATTGGATTGCTGTAGATTGGGGAACGACAAATTTTAGGGCCTTTTTAATGTCCGTTAACGGTGAATGCATAGATACAATCGAACAACCAAGGGGGTTGCTATCTGTTGAGCAAGGTCAGTATCCGTCGATATTTGACGGATTAATAGAGCGCTGGACCCAAAGTTTCGGGTCATTACCGGTAATCATGGCTGGTATGGTTGGTTCACAGCAGGGTTGGCTCGAAGTCCCTTACGTTTGTGCTCCCGCTTCAGTAAATGATCTTCTTGAAAACATTCATGAGGTAGAACTTCTCTCTGGCAACAAAGGTAAGATTGTATCGGGTGTAAGTTATGAGAATGGCTTTGGTAGTTTTGAGGTAATGCGAGGTGAAGAAGTTCAATTGATCGGACTAAGCGAAATAGTCCAACAAGATTTTACTGCAATTTTATATGGCACTCATAGTAAGCACGCATACTGGCAGAATGGAAAACTAGATCGTTATTCAACAATAATGACCGGAGAGCTATATTCAATATTGACCGACCATAGTATTTTGAGCAAATCATTACCTGAACAGAAATTTAATGAAGAGAGCTTTATTAGAGGCATAGATATAGGTAAAAATCATCCTCTAAATCATGTTTTGTTTAGCGCAAGAACGTTAAGGCTATTTAAAAAAATAGAAGAGTGTCACGTTCATTGTTATATCTCAGGAATGCTTATAGGTCATGAGTTTTCTTGCGTTGATGCATCTGAAAAGCTTTATTTAATTGGATCTAAAAAACTGTCAGACATTTATACTATCTCATTAAATCACCTAAATATTAAATTTGAAGTTATTAATGGTGACGACTGTTTTTTGAAGGGTATGAATAAAATATATAACAATGGGAATAACAATGAATAG
- a CDS encoding 2-dehydro-3-deoxy-6-phosphogalactonate aldolase, whose translation MNSDQLRKNLWFKELPLIAILRGVEPSEVLDMAEVLIDNGFRFIEVPLNSPKAIFSIEKLVEKYGDKAFIGAGTVTDIEKLKPVLQTGAKLIVTPNMNPDVIRLARTHDCVVFSGVQTATEAFSAVDCGVTALKFFPAELIQPLGVKAIKSVLPSEVICCPTGGIEANSEQMKSYLEVGADGFGLGSALYKKGMKPLELNIRAKAYRDSWNNIQHITHNT comes from the coding sequence ATGAATAGTGACCAACTAAGAAAAAACCTATGGTTTAAAGAACTGCCATTAATTGCAATTTTACGTGGTGTCGAACCAAGCGAAGTGTTGGATATGGCTGAGGTTTTAATTGACAACGGTTTTCGCTTTATTGAAGTGCCATTGAACTCACCTAAAGCAATATTTAGCATTGAGAAATTGGTGGAAAAGTATGGAGATAAAGCTTTTATTGGGGCAGGGACAGTGACGGATATCGAGAAACTAAAACCTGTTCTTCAAACTGGTGCCAAATTAATTGTGACACCCAACATGAATCCAGATGTTATTCGTTTGGCAAGGACACATGATTGCGTGGTTTTTTCAGGAGTACAAACTGCAACAGAAGCGTTTTCAGCGGTAGATTGTGGCGTTACAGCATTAAAATTCTTTCCAGCGGAACTTATTCAACCATTAGGGGTGAAAGCGATCAAATCAGTATTACCATCTGAAGTGATCTGCTGTCCCACTGGAGGTATTGAAGCAAACTCTGAACAGATGAAATCTTACTTAGAAGTGGGTGCAGATGGTTTCGGTTTAGGGTCAGCTTTGTATAAAAAGGGTATGAAGCCCTTAGAGTTAAATATACGTGCTAAAGCGTATAGAGATAGTTGGAACAATATACAACACATAACACATAACACATAA
- a CDS encoding TRAP transporter substrate-binding protein encodes MKLNKITALITIPLMAMSLHVQAKDMRIGIGVPESHFEFVAMKKFEKHIEDNTEIDVEVYPSNQLGSDLEALEQVKFNATQMNLPSPAVLGNIVKDFNILTLPFIFPDENIANQIVDGEWGKELLSKLDNAGYVGLGFGNFGFRHVSNNVRPIEKVADMKGLKLRTMQNKAHLDAFRALGANPTPMAFSELFSSLQQGVVDGQENPYTNIYSQRLYEVQKYVSNTGHVYSWVVFVVGKKFYDGLTTKEQKTMQEAARIAIEHMRISVKSQDEKSLQNMIDAGLIYTPLSVEVKSEMHEKVAPIVEKYAAKINPELYKKLTKEVTKLQ; translated from the coding sequence ATGAAACTAAATAAAATTACTGCCTTAATAACTATACCTCTAATGGCCATGTCATTACATGTTCAAGCAAAAGATATGCGTATCGGAATTGGAGTGCCTGAATCTCATTTTGAATTTGTTGCAATGAAGAAATTTGAAAAACACATTGAAGATAATACCGAAATAGATGTGGAAGTTTACCCAAGTAACCAATTAGGTAGCGATTTGGAAGCGCTTGAACAGGTTAAGTTTAATGCAACTCAAATGAACCTACCTTCACCAGCTGTACTTGGTAATATAGTTAAGGACTTTAACATTTTAACTCTCCCATTTATTTTCCCAGACGAAAATATTGCTAATCAGATAGTAGACGGTGAATGGGGTAAAGAGCTCTTATCTAAACTTGATAATGCCGGCTACGTTGGTCTTGGTTTCGGTAATTTTGGTTTCCGTCATGTGTCTAATAATGTTCGTCCTATAGAAAAAGTGGCTGACATGAAAGGTCTAAAGCTGCGTACTATGCAAAACAAGGCTCATCTTGACGCGTTTCGTGCACTAGGTGCTAATCCAACACCAATGGCTTTCTCTGAGCTGTTCTCGTCGTTGCAACAGGGTGTTGTTGATGGACAAGAAAATCCTTATACAAACATTTATTCTCAGCGGTTGTATGAAGTACAAAAATACGTGTCCAATACTGGTCATGTTTACTCTTGGGTAGTATTCGTCGTTGGTAAGAAGTTTTATGATGGTTTAACGACGAAAGAGCAGAAAACGATGCAAGAAGCCGCTCGTATAGCTATTGAGCACATGCGTATTTCTGTGAAATCTCAAGATGAAAAATCGTTACAGAATATGATTGACGCAGGTCTAATCTATACTCCGTTATCCGTGGAAGTGAAGTCGGAAATGCATGAAAAAGTGGCTCCCATTGTAGAAAAATATGCAGCCAAAATTAATCCAGAATTATATAAGAAACTAACAAAAGAAGTGACTAAGCTGCAGTAA
- a CDS encoding TRAP transporter small permease, protein MINKKTSFLDNIEEYISTLLFISLIILCFLQILFRFVFNFSLSWTEELSRYVFIALVYFSASLAVVRGAHVRVEVIDGVIKGSSKKILDSIIDLSFAAFMIWLGYFGLHISMDAISIEQTTPALEWQAGWVYAIIPFTFYLIALRLIQRVYRRINGNLEHEYALSEAQEALRKIEDERGIK, encoded by the coding sequence ATGATTAATAAAAAAACTTCATTTTTAGACAATATTGAGGAATATATAAGTACACTTCTTTTTATTTCTTTAATAATCCTGTGTTTTTTACAAATATTATTTAGGTTTGTTTTTAATTTCTCACTTTCTTGGACTGAAGAATTATCTAGATATGTTTTTATTGCATTAGTTTATTTCTCTGCAAGTCTTGCTGTCGTCCGTGGTGCTCACGTTCGTGTAGAAGTTATAGATGGAGTTATAAAAGGAAGTAGTAAAAAAATATTAGATTCTATAATTGATTTGTCGTTCGCTGCTTTTATGATTTGGCTGGGATATTTCGGTTTACATATTTCAATGGATGCTATCAGCATTGAACAAACAACACCTGCTCTTGAATGGCAAGCAGGTTGGGTATACGCGATTATTCCGTTTACTTTTTATTTAATCGCACTGAGATTAATTCAACGAGTATACCGTCGAATTAACGGCAATCTTGAACATGAATATGCGCTCAGTGAAGCACAAGAAGCATTGAGAAAAATAGAAGATGAACGAGGAATAAAATAA
- a CDS encoding TRAP transporter large permease, with protein sequence MEAFLITMFVFIALLAIGMPIAISIGMCTAFALILADIPISFIAQTAFTSLDSFTYLAIPMFIMAGFVMEKGGLSKRIVNFASSLVGRTAGGLGIVTVVACMFFAAISGSSPATVAAIGSMMVPSMIEKGYNRHFAGALTASAGSLGILIPPSIPMIIYAVTAEISIGDMFLAGFAPGAMIGFGLILTVYIISKKRGYKGQDEDFSLSKIKETFLDAKWALLTPIIILGGIYSGIFTATEAACITVIYTLIVSFFIHKEMSFKDLIPTVSRAALTTGCVIIILGFATAFARYLTISMIPQQIGEAILELTDNPTIILLIFVALIMFTGLFIETAAQILIYTPLFLPILVQLGISPYHFGIILIVGTELALITPPVGVNLFVAKGITGSSMVQLTRAVIPFLISMLLVQIALVFMPGVITFLPDLFK encoded by the coding sequence ATGGAAGCATTTCTAATTACTATGTTCGTTTTTATCGCTTTACTCGCAATAGGAATGCCAATTGCGATTAGCATCGGTATGTGTACTGCTTTCGCGTTGATACTCGCAGATATTCCTATTTCGTTCATTGCCCAAACGGCATTTACCTCACTGGATTCTTTTACCTACTTAGCAATCCCTATGTTCATCATGGCGGGTTTTGTGATGGAAAAAGGTGGGCTTTCTAAGCGGATAGTTAACTTTGCCTCTAGTTTAGTAGGTCGTACGGCTGGTGGATTAGGGATCGTTACTGTTGTGGCTTGTATGTTTTTTGCAGCCATTTCGGGTTCGTCACCAGCTACAGTCGCTGCAATCGGCTCAATGATGGTGCCTTCGATGATAGAGAAAGGTTACAACCGTCATTTTGCTGGAGCGTTGACGGCATCGGCAGGATCTCTGGGGATTCTTATTCCACCATCTATACCAATGATTATTTATGCGGTTACTGCTGAAATATCTATTGGCGATATGTTCTTAGCTGGCTTTGCACCCGGAGCTATGATCGGTTTTGGTCTTATTCTTACAGTTTATATTATTTCGAAAAAACGTGGTTATAAAGGGCAAGACGAAGACTTTTCACTATCAAAAATAAAAGAAACTTTCCTTGATGCAAAATGGGCGTTGTTAACACCAATTATTATTTTAGGTGGTATTTATTCAGGTATTTTTACTGCAACGGAAGCGGCTTGTATTACGGTTATTTATACGTTGATTGTAAGTTTCTTTATTCACAAAGAAATGAGTTTTAAGGATCTGATTCCTACGGTATCAAGAGCCGCGCTAACCACCGGTTGTGTCATCATTATTTTAGGTTTTGCCACAGCATTTGCCCGGTATTTGACCATTAGCATGATTCCGCAACAGATTGGGGAAGCAATTTTAGAATTAACGGACAACCCAACAATAATTTTATTAATTTTTGTCGCCTTGATTATGTTTACTGGCTTATTTATTGAAACGGCTGCACAGATTTTAATTTATACACCGTTGTTTTTACCTATTTTAGTTCAACTCGGTATTAGCCCATACCATTTCGGCATCATTCTTATCGTGGGGACTGAACTTGCTCTAATCACGCCACCTGTTGGTGTCAATTTATTTGTCGCAAAAGGCATTACTGGATCATCTATGGTCCAACTAACTCGCGCTGTAATTCCATTTCTAATCAGTATGTTACTTGTACAAATCGCGTTGGTATTTATGCCCGGCGTTATTACTTTTTTACCAGATTTATTTAAATAG
- the dgoD gene encoding galactonate dehydratase, whose translation MKIVGYEKFIVAPRWGFLKIITDEGIVGWGEPSLEGRTHTVHTCVDELMEYLIGKDPRDIELHWNYLHRSTFYRGGAVMMSALSGIDQALWDIKGKALDTPVYQLMGGKCRDKIQTYSWIGGDRPDDVVRMAKERKALGFNAIKMNGTAELNFIDDFSKIDALLDRVQGLRDAMGKDFGIGIDFHGRVHKAMAKIMMKELAPMRPMFVEEPVLAEHFDCIHEIAQYGAIPIATGERLHSRWEFKKLLEHGGVDIIQPDICHCGGLTELKKIASMAEAYDVALAPHCPLGPIALASSVHIDTTCQNAIIQEQSIGMHYNKGCDVLDYVENKDVFEFDNGYCLNINGPGLGIEIEEEFMREQHEKALTEPKWRNPHWSNKDGSFAEW comes from the coding sequence ATGAAAATTGTAGGTTATGAAAAATTTATTGTTGCTCCTCGTTGGGGATTCCTAAAGATAATTACCGATGAAGGTATAGTTGGTTGGGGTGAGCCAAGCCTAGAAGGGCGGACACATACTGTTCACACCTGTGTTGATGAATTAATGGAATACCTTATAGGCAAAGACCCAAGGGATATTGAACTTCATTGGAACTACCTACACCGTTCGACATTCTATCGCGGTGGCGCCGTGATGATGAGCGCGCTATCAGGTATTGACCAAGCATTATGGGACATTAAAGGAAAGGCGTTAGATACCCCTGTATATCAATTAATGGGTGGCAAGTGCCGAGACAAAATACAGACATATTCATGGATAGGTGGTGATAGGCCTGATGATGTAGTGCGTATGGCTAAAGAACGTAAAGCGCTTGGATTTAATGCAATAAAGATGAACGGGACGGCAGAACTCAATTTTATTGATGACTTTAGTAAAATTGATGCGTTGCTGGACCGAGTTCAAGGTTTACGAGATGCAATGGGCAAAGATTTTGGGATTGGTATTGATTTTCATGGACGCGTTCATAAAGCGATGGCGAAAATCATGATGAAAGAGTTAGCACCTATGCGGCCTATGTTTGTTGAAGAACCTGTACTTGCTGAGCATTTTGATTGTATCCATGAAATTGCTCAGTATGGCGCAATTCCAATAGCTACGGGTGAAAGATTGCACTCACGCTGGGAATTTAAAAAGCTATTGGAGCATGGAGGCGTTGATATTATTCAACCGGATATTTGTCACTGTGGTGGTTTAACTGAGCTTAAAAAAATAGCCTCAATGGCGGAAGCTTATGATGTGGCGTTAGCACCGCATTGCCCACTTGGCCCGATCGCCTTAGCTTCTTCAGTTCATATTGACACTACTTGTCAAAATGCAATTATTCAAGAACAGAGTATTGGAATGCACTACAACAAAGGTTGTGACGTTCTTGATTATGTCGAGAATAAAGATGTATTTGAGTTTGATAACGGTTATTGCTTGAATATTAATGGTCCGGGTCTTGGTATTGAAATCGAGGAAGAATTCATGAGAGAACAACATGAAAAGGCGTTAACTGAGCCGAAATGGAGAAACCCTCATTGGTCAAACAAAGATGGTTCTTTTGCGGAGTGGTAA
- the ilvD gene encoding dihydroxy-acid dehydratase: MSNCGSCGSCGVGDLTSHYNEILKEDNGALKRALYKSMGHSDSDLRKPIIAVVNSYTNATAGHANLDVVGAEVIRGIEESGGTAMTFGTIAPCDGIAEGHIGMRYILAAREVIAASIEVMVRAHNFDAMVLLGSCDKIVPGMLMAAARLDIPAILVNGGPMYPAEYAGKHWDGNIVTEAIGWKNKGQIDDKEFRKIEDLAEPTIGSCAMYGTANTMCCLSESLGMTLPQTSTIPAVHPQRLEVGYQSGVRIVEMLAEGLTARKIISKKGIHNAICTLLATGGSTNAIIHLQAIHYEAELGELDLDIFDKMSQKIPLVASIYPASKYDMIDFFEAGGVAAVEKELSSLLELDAVTVLGTKQECLERIQISTNRELIRTLNNPFLPEAGVGILKGNLSPLGSVVKPAAVPKAMFKFTGKAVVFESEQAAVEAIMNDKIQEGSVVVIRYEGTTGGPGLPEMYKPMKLLEGMGLSESCALITDGRFSGSNRGLFVGHISPEAYEGGLIGLVNNGDEISLDLTTRKITLHVDDAMLGTRRNSWTRLHKEIPKGFLRLYRERVSSAAYGAILK; this comes from the coding sequence ATGAGTAATTGCGGATCATGTGGTTCGTGTGGTGTAGGGGATTTAACTTCTCATTACAACGAGATACTGAAAGAAGACAATGGTGCACTTAAGCGTGCTTTGTACAAGTCCATGGGTCACAGTGATAGTGACCTTAGAAAGCCAATCATTGCTGTAGTAAATAGTTATACTAATGCAACTGCAGGTCATGCGAATTTGGACGTGGTTGGAGCTGAAGTGATTAGAGGTATCGAAGAGTCCGGAGGTACAGCGATGACTTTTGGCACCATCGCTCCTTGTGATGGAATTGCGGAAGGCCATATTGGTATGCGTTATATATTGGCCGCCCGTGAAGTCATCGCTGCGTCGATAGAAGTGATGGTCAGGGCTCATAATTTTGATGCAATGGTGTTACTTGGCTCGTGCGACAAAATTGTACCGGGGATGCTAATGGCCGCGGCTCGATTGGATATTCCAGCTATTTTAGTTAATGGAGGACCAATGTATCCGGCAGAGTACGCCGGGAAACATTGGGATGGAAATATTGTTACTGAAGCGATAGGTTGGAAAAACAAAGGGCAGATAGATGACAAAGAGTTTCGCAAAATAGAAGATCTGGCAGAGCCAACTATTGGCTCGTGTGCTATGTATGGCACGGCCAATACCATGTGTTGTCTATCTGAGTCATTAGGTATGACTTTACCTCAAACTTCAACTATTCCTGCCGTGCATCCACAACGATTAGAAGTTGGCTATCAGAGCGGTGTTCGTATTGTTGAGATGTTGGCAGAAGGGTTGACTGCACGGAAGATTATTTCTAAAAAAGGTATACATAATGCAATTTGCACGCTCCTAGCAACGGGTGGTTCGACGAATGCAATTATTCATCTTCAGGCCATTCATTACGAAGCAGAGTTAGGTGAATTAGACCTTGATATTTTTGATAAAATGAGTCAGAAAATTCCTTTGGTAGCATCGATTTATCCTGCATCTAAATACGATATGATTGATTTTTTTGAGGCTGGAGGTGTGGCAGCGGTAGAGAAGGAGCTTTCCTCTTTGCTTGAGTTAGATGCGGTCACGGTTTTAGGTACGAAGCAGGAGTGTTTGGAACGTATTCAGATCTCGACTAATCGAGAATTAATTCGAACATTAAATAATCCTTTTTTACCAGAAGCTGGCGTTGGTATATTAAAAGGTAACTTATCTCCATTGGGTTCGGTGGTTAAGCCTGCTGCTGTGCCTAAAGCTATGTTTAAGTTTACTGGTAAAGCTGTCGTTTTTGAGTCTGAACAGGCTGCTGTTGAGGCGATAATGAACGATAAAATTCAAGAAGGTAGTGTTGTAGTAATTCGTTATGAAGGAACGACAGGGGGCCCAGGGTTACCTGAAATGTATAAGCCAATGAAATTACTCGAGGGAATGGGTTTATCAGAGAGCTGTGCATTAATTACGGATGGTCGATTTTCTGGTTCAAACCGTGGTCTCTTTGTAGGACATATATCACCAGAAGCCTATGAAGGTGGCTTGATTGGATTAGTAAATAATGGTGATGAAATTAGCTTGGACTTAACAACAAGAAAAATCACGTTACATGTCGATGATGCAATGTTAGGTACCCGTAGAAATTCTTGGACTCGTTTGCACAAAGAAATACCTAAAGGTTTTTTACGTTTATACCGAGAACGAGTTTCATCTGCAGCATATGGAGCGATTTTAAAATGA
- a CDS encoding dihydrodipicolinate synthase family protein produces the protein MIKPEDIIGVNPIVAMPFDASGKVDILSFRRLVEHLVNIGCNGLTLFGIASEFYKLNLYEKENLADCFHEITSKHKILSCISITEHATELAVEQAIKYQRQGFDSLMLLPPFFLNPSSEHIISHIKSVLGSVDIPVFIQYAPTETGMTISPEDMKKISDNHPNVVFKIECNPPVEYTKQLLRCIPDAVIMNGYAGLYMLDMLDNGGKGVMPGCSFAEIYVSTYQLWRNGEREKARTLHNKLLKYINKWMSNCEYIISIEKEILTRRGIISTGYCRKPDYPLTELDIQDIDMFLREFNLL, from the coding sequence ATGATAAAGCCTGAAGATATTATAGGTGTGAACCCCATTGTTGCAATGCCATTCGATGCTTCTGGTAAAGTTGATATTTTGAGTTTTAGAAGGTTGGTAGAACATCTGGTAAATATAGGTTGCAATGGATTGACCTTGTTTGGAATTGCCAGTGAATTCTACAAACTAAATTTATATGAGAAGGAAAATCTAGCTGATTGTTTCCATGAAATAACTTCAAAACATAAAATACTCAGTTGCATTTCTATTACGGAGCACGCAACAGAATTAGCAGTAGAACAAGCCATAAAATACCAGCGTCAAGGTTTTGATTCATTGATGCTGTTACCTCCATTTTTTTTAAATCCGAGCTCAGAACATATAATTAGTCATATTAAAAGTGTGCTAGGTTCGGTCGATATACCTGTTTTTATTCAGTATGCTCCAACAGAAACAGGAATGACGATTTCGCCTGAAGATATGAAAAAAATCAGTGATAATCACCCTAATGTGGTATTCAAAATTGAGTGTAATCCACCAGTTGAATATACAAAACAATTACTGAGATGTATACCAGACGCGGTTATTATGAATGGCTATGCTGGTTTGTACATGTTAGACATGCTTGATAACGGAGGCAAAGGAGTCATGCCCGGTTGCTCATTTGCTGAAATATATGTGTCAACTTATCAATTGTGGAGAAATGGTGAGCGGGAAAAGGCAAGAACTCTCCACAATAAATTATTGAAATATATAAATAAATGGATGTCGAATTGTGAATATATTATATCAATAGAAAAAGAAATATTAACTAGGCGAGGTATTATTTCTACCGGCTATTGCCGCAAACCTGATTACCCTCTTACTGAATTAGATATTCAAGATATCGATATGTTTTTAAGAGAATTCAATCTCCTCTGA
- a CDS encoding oxidoreductase, producing the protein MRVLIFGLMVVLLSPVGLARDLILEVSNKPVKIVTFDELKSMPSISYKTHLPWFTGEAEFTGVSLEYFLTKQFGAIPDIVTFRALNDYSVEIVKSDIEKFDPIIAYLKDGKEMTIREKGPYWIIYSLSDFPRIDDSLYHAQMIWQLEKIQIDSL; encoded by the coding sequence ATGCGAGTTCTTATCTTTGGATTAATGGTGGTATTGCTAAGCCCAGTTGGCTTAGCACGTGATTTAATTCTAGAAGTTTCAAATAAGCCAGTAAAAATAGTCACGTTTGATGAACTTAAATCCATGCCTTCAATAAGCTATAAAACCCATTTGCCTTGGTTTACTGGTGAAGCGGAATTTACGGGTGTCTCATTAGAGTATTTTCTGACCAAACAGTTTGGAGCCATCCCAGATATTGTTACCTTCCGCGCGTTAAATGACTATTCCGTCGAGATTGTTAAGAGTGATATAGAAAAATTTGATCCTATTATCGCCTATCTAAAAGATGGGAAGGAAATGACAATACGAGAAAAAGGACCCTATTGGATAATATACTCGCTTTCTGATTTTCCGAGAATTGATGACAGCCTATATCACGCTCAGATGATCTGGCAGTTAGAAAAAATTCAAATCGATAGCCTATGA
- a CDS encoding GGDEF domain-containing protein, which produces MKIERSIKKAHLYSGTAKLLLSMFATIILIANIYILGETKKLVASFSSQQNQATWFLFQLNKELLELASNASHLGDGDNHLPSVILKYDLAWSRFDLLLMGAESDDFMALTGTRPFFTDLFDEFKKVEPLLKAIDETKSKSSTEFVNRTTEIHKQLVDYINRNFRIASPLYLERRNQVNNLEQMQTALLLLLVVCISIIGLIFAKELKYSRCLALTDTLTSLPNRLALFNVVDELNNENKSFNLFLLDLNGFKQINDKYGHQVGDKALIEVAKRLNLNRSMKSYPFRIGGDEFAVVVPEEFLSSGDDFCKVLESIFHRPFRHEDTHYELSTSIGFANFPNDSIHIDELIRHADQRMYQMKFTHREATADS; this is translated from the coding sequence ATGAAAATAGAACGTTCTATTAAAAAGGCTCATCTTTACTCAGGTACAGCGAAGTTGTTGCTGTCAATGTTTGCGACCATTATATTGATAGCCAATATTTACATATTGGGGGAAACCAAGAAACTGGTGGCTTCTTTTTCTAGCCAACAAAACCAAGCAACATGGTTTCTTTTTCAGTTAAATAAAGAGTTATTAGAGCTTGCATCGAATGCGAGCCATTTAGGCGATGGTGACAATCATCTGCCAAGTGTCATACTTAAATACGACCTTGCATGGAGCCGCTTTGACCTATTGTTGATGGGGGCAGAATCAGATGATTTTATGGCATTGACAGGGACGAGACCTTTTTTTACAGATCTATTTGATGAGTTCAAAAAGGTTGAACCTCTACTGAAGGCTATTGATGAAACGAAATCGAAGAGCTCAACTGAATTTGTAAACAGAACCACTGAGATACATAAACAGTTAGTCGACTATATAAATCGAAATTTCCGTATAGCAAGTCCTCTGTATTTAGAAAGGCGAAATCAAGTAAACAATTTAGAGCAGATGCAAACAGCGTTACTTCTGTTACTGGTCGTCTGCATATCCATTATTGGATTGATATTTGCCAAGGAGCTGAAATATAGTCGGTGCCTTGCGTTGACGGACACATTGACTTCATTGCCAAATCGATTGGCGCTGTTTAACGTGGTCGATGAATTAAACAATGAAAATAAGTCATTTAACCTTTTTCTTTTAGACCTAAATGGCTTCAAGCAAATAAATGATAAATATGGGCATCAGGTAGGCGATAAAGCCCTAATCGAAGTCGCTAAGCGTCTTAATTTGAATCGAAGCATGAAATCTTATCCATTTCGCATTGGTGGCGATGAATTTGCTGTTGTAGTACCAGAAGAATTTTTGAGCTCGGGTGACGATTTTTGTAAAGTACTCGAGTCAATATTTCATCGCCCGTTTAGGCATGAAGATACCCATTACGAGCTTTCTACCAGCATAGGCTTTGCAAACTTCCCAAATGACAGTATTCATATTGACGAACTCATTCGTCACGCCGATCAGAGAATGTATCAAATGAAGTTTACCCATCGGGAGGCAACAGCCGATAGTTGA